A window from Triticum aestivum cultivar Chinese Spring chromosome 6D, IWGSC CS RefSeq v2.1, whole genome shotgun sequence encodes these proteins:
- the LOC123141134 gene encoding pentatricopeptide repeat-containing protein At1g06580, which produces MPRARPGSSSSSVSSRADQLLNKLKDHLGPRTLQPERAHQLFDKLLRQTVPVSAFALNGLFAVLARALPSAACTDGPALAIALFNRMNREGHQVIAPTNHAYNILIDCCCRSRFPGLGPAFFGRLLKTGIKANIITFHSLFKCQCDIKQMEEALNRLLYRIPELPDSISYSIIIKSLCDNGRSQCALDLLRMKAKKGADHYPEVVAYNREEPMA; this is translated from the coding sequence ATGCCACGCGCCCGACCGGGCTCCTCCTCCAGCTCCGTCTCCTCACGCGCCGACCAGCTGCTAAATAAACTCAAGGATCATCTGGGCCCTAGGACGCTCCAGCCGGAGCGCGCACACCAACTGTTCGACAAATTGCTGCGCCAAACCGTTCCGGTATCAGCGTTCGCACTCAATGGCTTATTTGCCGTCCTTGCGCGTGCACTGCCCTCCGCTGCCTGCACCGATGGCCCTGCTCTAGCCATTGCTCTCTTCAACCGAATGAACCGAGAGGGCCACCAGGTAATAGCGCCCACCAATCACGCCTACAACATACTAATTGACTGCTGCTGCCGCTCGCGCTTCCCGGGCCTAGGGCCTGCCTTCTTTGGCCGCCTCCTCAAGACAGGCATCAAGGCGAACATCATCACCTTCCACAGCCTATTCAAGTGCCAGTGTGACATCAAGCAGATGGAGGAGGCCCTCAACAGGCTGCTCTACAGGATACCTGAGCTGCCTGATAGCATCTCCTACTCAATAATTATTAAGAGCTTATGTGACAATGGGAGGAGCCAATGTGCACTTGACCTGCTCCGGATGAAGGCGAAAAAGGGAGCTGACCACTACCCTGAAGTGGTGGCATACAACAGGGAGGAGCCAATGGCTTAA